The Afipia massiliensis genome has a segment encoding these proteins:
- a CDS encoding TetR/AcrR family transcriptional regulator: protein MATKKMKPASMEAEPAGLARLVPTQKRSRERYERILECAAAMIAENGSEAFRMSDVVERSGVPFGSLYQYFPDKTAIIGTLAERYNAVGRVCVQQELAAVENRADLRPALWRIVDGYYRMFMDEPVMRDIWQATQADRALQQLDEADGEFLAGLLLDTLRRIAPRRDPAALAAVARLTMTLIAAAVRHAITLKPKEAERMITLFKRMLPEDTAALA, encoded by the coding sequence ATGGCGACGAAGAAAATGAAACCGGCGAGCATGGAAGCCGAGCCGGCAGGGTTGGCGCGTCTGGTGCCGACGCAAAAGCGCAGCCGCGAGCGTTATGAGAGGATTCTTGAATGCGCCGCTGCGATGATCGCCGAGAACGGCAGCGAAGCCTTTCGCATGAGCGACGTGGTCGAGCGCAGCGGCGTGCCGTTCGGCTCGCTCTATCAGTATTTTCCTGACAAGACCGCGATCATCGGCACGCTGGCGGAACGCTACAACGCCGTCGGGCGCGTCTGCGTGCAGCAGGAACTGGCGGCCGTCGAGAACAGGGCGGATCTGCGCCCGGCGCTGTGGCGGATCGTCGACGGATATTATCGGATGTTCATGGACGAGCCGGTGATGCGCGACATCTGGCAGGCGACCCAGGCCGACCGTGCGCTCCAGCAACTGGATGAGGCCGACGGCGAATTCCTCGCCGGCCTTCTGCTCGATACGCTGAGGCGCATTGCGCCGCGCCGGGATCCCGCGGCATTGGCGGCGGTCGCGCGATTGACGATGACGCTGATTGCGGCGGCAGTCCGGCACGCCATTACGCTTAAGCCGAAAGAAGCAGAGCGCATGATCACCCTGTTCAAGCGGATGCTGCCGGAGGACACGGCCGCGCTGGCCTGA
- a CDS encoding NAD(P)H-binding protein: MSQRDPILIIGGGGKTGGRVNTLLKARGFSTRPVSRSTTPAFDWTRPEGWARALDGVSAAYVTYQLDLAVEGATEAIAELCRLARDKGLQRIVLLSGRGEPGAQRAEAVLQASGVEWTIVRASWFDQNFSEGYLIDGVLAGEVALPAGPVREPFIDIDDIADVVTAALSEDGHANRLYEVTGPRLLTFADAVAEIAQVTGRPIRYHQITPDEFTARMRGAAPDDVIDLLHELFTVVLDGRNSSVAYGVQEALGRPARDFSDYVRKTVATGVWSA, from the coding sequence ATGTCTCAACGCGACCCCATCCTGATCATCGGCGGCGGCGGCAAGACCGGCGGCCGCGTCAATACCCTCTTGAAAGCGAGAGGTTTTTCGACCCGACCGGTCTCACGCAGCACCACTCCCGCGTTCGACTGGACCCGCCCGGAAGGCTGGGCGAGAGCGCTCGACGGCGTGTCCGCCGCCTATGTCACCTATCAGCTTGATCTCGCGGTCGAGGGCGCCACCGAAGCCATCGCAGAACTGTGCCGCCTGGCCCGCGACAAGGGGCTGCAGCGGATCGTGCTGCTGTCGGGACGCGGCGAGCCCGGCGCGCAGCGCGCCGAAGCCGTGCTGCAAGCCTCCGGCGTTGAGTGGACCATCGTGCGCGCAAGCTGGTTCGATCAGAATTTCAGCGAAGGCTATCTCATCGACGGCGTGCTGGCCGGTGAGGTCGCGCTCCCGGCCGGACCTGTACGTGAGCCGTTCATTGACATCGACGATATCGCGGATGTCGTGACCGCCGCCTTGAGCGAAGACGGCCATGCCAACCGCCTCTATGAGGTGACCGGCCCGCGGCTACTGACATTCGCCGACGCCGTCGCGGAGATCGCGCAAGTGACCGGCCGCCCGATCCGCTATCACCAGATCACGCCGGACGAATTCACCGCCAGGATGCGCGGCGCCGCGCCGGATGACGTGATCGATCTGCTGCACGAGCTGTTCACCGTGGTTCTCGACGGGCGCAACTCAAGTGTAGCGTATGGCGTCCAGGAAGCACTGGGCCGCCCCGCGCGCGATTTCTCCGACTATGTCCGCAAGACCGTGG